CCACTTCATGGCCGGACATCCGCAGGGCACCGTGCCCTTCAAAAACGTCTACATCCACGCGCTGGTGCGCGATGCCGATCGCCAGAAGATGTCCAAGACCAAGGGCAACGTGATCGATCCTATTGAGGTCACGGAGAAATACGGGACTGACGCGGTACGCTTCACGCTGGCATCCATGGCCTCCCCAGGGACTGATATTGCGTTCTCTGAGAGCCGCACCGACGGCTATCGCGCTTTTGCCAACAAGATTTGGAACGCCGCGCGCTTCATGTTCATGAACCTGGACCGCGTTGAAGGGGCCACTCTGACCGGAGGCGCAAAACCGGAGCAGCTCGCCAAACTGGAGAACCGCTGGATTTATTCGCGTTTCAACCGCGTTGCTGGAGAGGTGAACCAGAGCCTTGCCGACTATCGCTTTGACGAAGCAGCCAACACCATCTACAAGTTTTTCTGGGGCGAGTTCTGCGACTGGTATCTGGAAATCATTAAGCCCGCGCTTTCGGGCAATCCGGAAGAAGCGCGCAGCGCCGTCGCTTTGCTGGGTGATCTGTTTGAAGGCTCGTTGCGCCTGCTTTCTCCGTTCATGCCATTCATTACAGAAGAAGTCTGGCATGCGATGTATGAAGGCAAGCCGCCAGCCAAGTCGATTGCTCTGGCGCGTTACCCTGAACTGGACCAGCGCTGGCTCAATGATCAGGCGGAAGAGCAGATGTTGGTGCTCCAGGACCTGATTGAAAAAGTCCGTAACATGCGCGCGGAAATGAAGGTTGAGCCAAAAGTAAAGACCCCAGTAAAGATCCACGCTGCCGCCGATGTGACAAAGCTGGTAACTGAAAATCGAGGGATGGTAGAGCGGCTGGCCGGCGTTGATGGCATTGAGTTTGTGAATGAGTCCCTTGCGCAGATACCAGGCGCGCGCACCACGCCAAAGTTTGAAGTTGCGCTGGTGTACGAGCAAAAAATCGACGTTGCTGCTGAACGCGAGCGCCTGACGAAAGATCTGGCCAAGTTGGAAGGCGAGTTGGCAAATGCCGACCGCCAGCTTGGCAACCAGCAGTTTCTTGCCAAGGCTCCGGCGCCGGTGGTTGAGGGTATACGCAGGCGTCAGGGTGAATTGCACACGCTGATAGAAAAGGGAAAGGCCGCATTAGCAAAGCTGGGTTAAGCTAAAGACTCGAAGGGAATGTAAGCCGCGAGGCGCGTGCTGGCCGAGCGGCGTGATGCAGGGCTGGGTAAACTAGCGAGAACGATACTTTTAAAGCGGTTTGGAGCGAAGCGACAGGAAACCATGGATTGGCATAGCCGAAGACTAAGCGCGATTTTGGAACACGCGCTGCTTGAAGATAGGGCGACCAGTGACGCCACGTCGCGCGCCTGCATTGACGCGCAGCAGCGCGCCACCGCCACCATCCTGGCCAAGCAGGATTGCATTCTTGCCGGGGTGGGCGCAACCGCCCGCATTCTTGAAATTTACGAGCATCTGGACCGCAACGTGATCGGCCACCCGGAAGTGATCAGCCACGGCGAGATATTTGACGGCGTTCGCTTACATAAAGGACAGGCCATTGCCGTGGTGCGGCACAATGCGCGCGCATTGCTTTCCTGTGAGCGAGTCATTTTGAACGTGCTTCAACGGCTTAGCGGGATTGCCACCACCACGCGCAAATATGTTGACGCCATCCATGGCACCAAGGCCCGAATCCTGGATACGCGCAAAACGGCCCCAGGACTGCGCGTGCTGGATAAATACGCGGTCCGCTGCGGAGGAGGCCAGAACCATCGGCTTGATCTCTCTGACGGCATGCTCATAAAAAATAACCACATCGCTCTGGCTGGAGGCGTGGCTGTGGCTTTGCAGAAGGCGTTGCGCAACCGCCGCGAGGAGCAGCCGATTGAAATCGAGGTTCGATCACTGGCCGAACTGGATGAAGCTTTGGCTAACGGAGCGGAGAGCATTCTGCTGGACAATATGAAAGTGGAAGACGTTCGCCAGGCCGTGCAGCGCGTTGCGGCCCATTCGCGGCAGGTTCCGGTAGAAGCCTCGGGCGGCATTCGACTGGAAAATGTTCGCGAGTACGCCGAAACCGGTGTGGACTACATTTCTATTGGAGCGCTCACTCATTCGCCGCAGGCTGTGGACTTGAGCATGCGGATTGTTCCGGCGTAAAGAGCGTTCCTGTCTAAAATAGCGCGCGCTCTGGATGATTAAAGTAGTAAACTGCACTACCCCGCAAGGCTCAAGGGCGCGGGCTGGAGGCGTCGCACTAGCGAATTCTTATCATCGATTCTGGACGACCCATTTCCAGCTATATCAACAAGATAGCTAGTCCGCGGGAGTTCGCGGCAGAGATTCGGTATTATAGGCAAGCTCTATACCTGCTACAAGTAAGTCTGAAAAAGGAGAACTTTTCACTCTATGCGTAAAATCCTGGGATTGCTGTTGGCGATCGTCGCCGTTTGCGGTTCTGCTCTGGCTGCCGATGAATACAAGATTGACCCCAACCATTCATCGGTTAACTTTGCTGTTACTCACTTGATGGTCAGCACCGTAAATGGCCGCTTCAATACGTTTGAGGGAAAGGTCCTTTATGACAGCAAGGACGTTACCAAGTCTTCTGTGAACGTGGACATCAAGACTGCGAGTGTCAACACTGATAATACGTCGCGGGACAATGATCTGCGCTCGCCTGGTTTCTTCGATGCAGAGAAATTTCCCGACATCACCTTCCAAAGCAAGTCGGTTGAAAAAAAAGGCAATGACTATGTGGCCCACGGCACGCTGACGATCAAGGGCGTCTCCAAGGACGTGGACCTGCCGTTTGAGTTGAAAGGGCCTGTTGACGCCGGCAAGATGGGAAAAGTGATGGGCGCTCATGCCAGCCTCACGGTAAATCGCCAGGACTTTGGCGTGTCCAAAGCGCCGGGAATGGTCGGCAATGACATAAAAATCGACCTCAACGTTGAAGCGCATATGGCGCCGCCAGCGGCCGCAGGGAAATAAATATTGTGACGAACCCGGAGTATCTATTGCCGGAGTTGCTTGCGCCTTTGGTGCGCAACACCATCTTTTCCGGCAATATTCATCACTGCGTACAGGCCGACTCCACCAACTCCATTGCGTTGCGTGGAGCGGCGCTGGCCAGCCAGCATCCTGATGACACTCCGGAAGGCGCAGTT
The genomic region above belongs to Terriglobia bacterium and contains:
- a CDS encoding YceI family protein; this encodes MRKILGLLLAIVAVCGSALAADEYKIDPNHSSVNFAVTHLMVSTVNGRFNTFEGKVLYDSKDVTKSSVNVDIKTASVNTDNTSRDNDLRSPGFFDAEKFPDITFQSKSVEKKGNDYVAHGTLTIKGVSKDVDLPFELKGPVDAGKMGKVMGAHASLTVNRQDFGVSKAPGMVGNDIKIDLNVEAHMAPPAAAGK
- the nadC gene encoding carboxylating nicotinate-nucleotide diphosphorylase; this translates as MDWHSRRLSAILEHALLEDRATSDATSRACIDAQQRATATILAKQDCILAGVGATARILEIYEHLDRNVIGHPEVISHGEIFDGVRLHKGQAIAVVRHNARALLSCERVILNVLQRLSGIATTTRKYVDAIHGTKARILDTRKTAPGLRVLDKYAVRCGGGQNHRLDLSDGMLIKNNHIALAGGVAVALQKALRNRREEQPIEIEVRSLAELDEALANGAESILLDNMKVEDVRQAVQRVAAHSRQVPVEASGGIRLENVREYAETGVDYISIGALTHSPQAVDLSMRIVPA